One window from the genome of Pseudanabaena yagii GIHE-NHR1 encodes:
- a CDS encoding response regulator, with the protein MQKLLNSPWENLTDPVIAIIEDSDEDFYSFWRATQKLNLLERLTYNFLRFEDGDEALEYLLRQGEYQDLNAAFPVAILLDLNLPNTDGREVIRTVKQTPILQIIPIIVLTTSNSLQDIQTCYQYGANCYMLKPMGVSEMQQTVQILFQHWFQFTVLPSYGQFTT; encoded by the coding sequence ATGCAAAAGCTATTGAATTCTCCTTGGGAAAATCTCACCGATCCTGTAATTGCCATTATCGAAGATAGTGACGAAGATTTCTATAGTTTTTGGCGAGCTACTCAAAAGCTCAATCTACTAGAGAGATTGACTTACAATTTCCTAAGATTTGAAGATGGGGATGAAGCCTTGGAATATCTATTACGACAAGGCGAATATCAAGATCTCAATGCAGCTTTTCCCGTTGCTATTTTGCTAGATCTCAATCTCCCCAACACCGATGGGCGAGAAGTAATCCGCACAGTTAAGCAAACTCCTATTCTGCAAATAATTCCAATTATTGTATTGACTACTTCCAATAGTCTGCAAGATATCCAAACCTGCTATCAGTACGGTGCAAACTGTTACATGCTTAAACCAATGGGGGTTAGTGAAATGCAGCAGACTGTTCAAATTCTATTTCAACATTGGTTTCAATTTACGGTTTTACCTAGTTATGGACAATTCACTACCTAA
- a CDS encoding ATP-binding protein — protein MQIVNLPINNEEAVNLTNCDREPIHVPSSIQPHGVLLVLSEPDIKIMQVSENTFDLLGLTPAELLDRRLDEFISSEHIEAISSCLDRSFEHINPIPLKFYTPDDDSTPLSFNGIVHRAITGELVLELEPTVSIIKNDFFQFYHQIKNTLTKMQTALNLTELCNLIVQEIQAITGFDRVMIYRFNENGDGTVIAEAKQDEQEAFLGMHFPDTDIPKQAKHLYTLNWLRLIPDINYQAIGLATHQEEDSEPLPKLDMSYCSLRSVSPIHIEYLKNMEVAASMSVSLIQNQELWGLISCHHSTPKFIPYEIRTICEFLGQLMSTEIANKEANENLDYKLYLKTLQGQFVERLARTDDFVSELIADPEALLKLTGAAGVAVCQSNVDITLIGQTPTLEQIKTLLPWLLEHYNQDIFVTDSLSRLYPLAEEYTAIASGVLAMAISKIQHRYIIWFRPEMLQTVNWAGNPDKPKRLEEDGTITIFPRQSFELWQETVNGKSSPWLDCEIAGALELRQAIVDIVLRQAEDLANINLELERSNSELDSFAYIASHDLKEPLRGIHNYATFLLEDYSDMLQGDGAEKLNTLVRLTKRMESLIDSLLKFSRLGRQELQMYPIALDQLLKTVTELFAINPQWTNCQIRVPQSLPTVLGDRVLLEEVFINLISNAFKYNEQADKWVEVGWLESNSQDPNFVTIYIRDNGIGIREKHLDSVFRIFKRLHAPSKYGGGTGAGLTIVKKIIERHGGKIQVQSVYGQGSVFSFTLPIESNTSVIPEIATDITSNPHP, from the coding sequence ATGCAAATCGTCAATCTCCCCATCAATAACGAAGAAGCAGTTAACCTCACTAATTGCGATCGCGAACCGATTCATGTCCCCAGTTCGATCCAGCCCCACGGAGTACTGCTCGTGCTCAGTGAACCTGATATCAAAATTATGCAGGTCAGCGAAAACACCTTTGATCTTTTGGGACTTACACCTGCGGAATTGCTCGATCGCCGATTAGATGAATTTATTAGTAGTGAGCATATTGAAGCAATTAGTAGCTGCTTAGATCGAAGTTTTGAACATATCAATCCCATTCCCCTCAAATTTTATACGCCAGATGATGATAGCACTCCTCTCAGCTTTAACGGAATTGTGCACCGTGCGATCACTGGTGAGCTAGTTTTGGAATTGGAACCAACAGTTTCCATAATTAAAAATGACTTTTTTCAGTTTTATCATCAAATTAAGAACACCCTCACCAAAATGCAGACGGCTCTTAATTTGACAGAGCTATGTAACTTAATTGTCCAAGAGATCCAAGCCATCACAGGTTTTGATCGGGTGATGATCTATCGCTTTAATGAGAATGGCGATGGTACTGTCATTGCCGAAGCTAAGCAAGATGAGCAAGAAGCATTTTTGGGAATGCACTTTCCCGACACCGACATTCCCAAACAAGCAAAACATCTCTATACACTTAATTGGTTGCGCCTAATTCCAGATATAAACTATCAAGCGATCGGGCTAGCAACCCATCAAGAGGAAGACTCAGAACCATTGCCAAAACTGGACATGAGTTATTGCAGTTTGCGATCTGTCTCTCCCATTCATATTGAATATCTCAAGAATATGGAAGTGGCTGCATCCATGTCAGTTTCCCTCATTCAAAATCAGGAGCTTTGGGGATTGATCTCCTGTCATCACTCCACTCCCAAATTTATTCCCTATGAAATCCGCACAATCTGCGAGTTTTTGGGACAGCTTATGTCTACGGAAATCGCCAATAAGGAAGCGAACGAAAACCTTGATTACAAACTCTATCTCAAAACCCTTCAGGGACAGTTTGTAGAGCGATTAGCCCGCACCGATGATTTTGTTAGTGAACTAATTGCTGATCCTGAGGCGTTGCTGAAGTTGACAGGAGCCGCAGGGGTTGCCGTTTGTCAAAGCAATGTCGATATCACTCTGATTGGACAGACTCCTACCTTAGAGCAGATCAAAACATTGCTGCCTTGGTTACTTGAGCATTACAACCAAGATATTTTTGTCACCGATAGTCTGTCTAGACTCTATCCCCTAGCTGAGGAATATACTGCGATCGCTAGTGGAGTCTTAGCAATGGCTATCTCCAAAATTCAGCATCGCTATATCATTTGGTTTCGTCCTGAAATGCTGCAAACCGTGAACTGGGCAGGAAACCCAGACAAGCCCAAGCGACTCGAAGAAGATGGGACAATCACGATCTTTCCGCGCCAGTCTTTTGAGTTATGGCAAGAAACCGTAAATGGCAAGTCTAGTCCTTGGCTCGATTGCGAAATAGCGGGAGCGCTGGAACTACGGCAAGCGATCGTTGATATCGTATTACGCCAAGCGGAAGATCTTGCCAATATCAATCTCGAACTAGAGCGTAGTAATAGTGAGTTAGATTCCTTTGCTTATATTGCTTCTCACGACTTGAAGGAACCTTTGCGCGGCATTCATAACTATGCCACTTTTTTGTTAGAGGACTATAGCGATATGCTCCAAGGAGATGGAGCTGAGAAACTAAATACCCTAGTACGGTTGACGAAGCGGATGGAGTCATTGATTGATTCATTGCTGAAGTTTTCGCGCTTGGGTAGACAAGAGTTGCAAATGTATCCGATCGCGCTCGATCAATTGCTAAAAACCGTAACTGAGTTATTTGCGATCAATCCCCAATGGACAAATTGTCAGATTCGGGTTCCCCAATCACTACCAACGGTATTAGGCGATCGCGTTTTGCTTGAGGAAGTATTTATCAACCTCATTTCCAATGCCTTTAAATACAATGAGCAAGCTGATAAATGGGTAGAAGTTGGCTGGCTCGAGTCTAATTCACAAGATCCTAATTTTGTGACTATCTATATCCGCGATAATGGCATCGGTATTCGCGAGAAGCATTTAGACTCGGTGTTCCGCATCTTTAAACGATTACACGCTCCTAGCAAATATGGAGGTGGTACAGGTGCGGGATTAACCATTGTCAAAAAAATTATTGAACGTCATGGAGGGAAAATTCAAGTACAGTCAGTTTATGGACAGGGATCTGTATTCTCGTTTACTTTACCAATTGAATCAAATACATCAGTCATACCTGAAATAGCGACTGATATTACATCAAATCCTCACCCTTAG
- a CDS encoding DUF1816 domain-containing protein: protein MNQITVNNSTCELGWWLEILTAQPLCLYYFGAFTSRQEAEAQQAGFIQDLLQENALLLSTNLQFLQPNQITLIGDDLRSHIHGFRKLPKPRRIAATPLV, encoded by the coding sequence ATGAATCAAATTACGGTCAATAACTCTACTTGTGAGTTAGGTTGGTGGCTAGAAATTTTGACTGCACAACCTCTCTGCCTATACTACTTTGGTGCATTTACAAGTCGCCAAGAGGCAGAAGCCCAACAAGCTGGATTTATCCAAGATCTCCTACAGGAAAATGCACTGCTCCTTTCGACTAACCTACAATTTTTGCAACCTAATCAGATAACTTTGATAGGGGATGATTTGCGATCGCATATTCATGGATTTAGAAAACTACCTAAACCCAGAAGAATTGCCGCAACCCCACTTGTTTGA
- a CDS encoding HD-GYP domain-containing protein, translated as MKKHLYRNGDMKDLGILKIVPTKTRQLIYKLDPETYQHCCRLSLLAKAFSKFLQLSNQETQLLMWGAYFHDIGKVFISPNILHKPTALDLEEWGIMKLHPMIDNTDLHLPEELETIIPIIQCHHERWDGSGYPYGLCKEEIPHLARIVQILDIYEALTHKRSYKPAFSPLVAIAIIQEEARKGWYQPLLIEQIVEFVYSSHTDHR; from the coding sequence ATGAAAAAACACCTATATAGGAATGGAGACATGAAGGATTTAGGGATTCTGAAAATAGTCCCTACGAAAACCAGACAGTTAATTTACAAACTAGATCCAGAGACCTATCAACATTGCTGTCGCTTATCATTGCTAGCCAAAGCTTTCAGCAAGTTCCTGCAATTATCAAACCAAGAAACGCAACTTTTAATGTGGGGGGCTTATTTCCATGACATCGGTAAAGTCTTTATCTCTCCAAACATTTTGCATAAACCCACCGCCTTAGATCTAGAAGAGTGGGGGATCATGAAACTCCATCCCATGATCGACAATACCGATCTACATTTGCCCGAAGAGCTAGAGACGATTATCCCAATTATCCAATGCCATCACGAGCGATGGGATGGCTCAGGCTATCCCTATGGTTTATGCAAAGAAGAAATTCCCCATTTAGCAAGGATTGTCCAAATATTAGATATCTATGAGGCTTTAACCCATAAACGTAGCTACAAACCCGCCTTTAGTCCATTAGTAGCGATCGCCATCATTCAAGAAGAAGCTCGCAAAGGTTGGTATCAGCCATTATTAATCGAACAAATCGTTGAATTTGTATATTCTTCCCATACTGACCATCGCTAA
- a CDS encoding response regulator — MEVIAQKTILVIDDDYYICDVLKTCLEIFGGCKAITTLYAEEGLDIVAENPPDAIVLDILMPNMDGFAFLKKLQANPQIADIPVVLLTARADLTDPQAIAKLGVNGAIAKPFHPVKLFSEISQILGW; from the coding sequence ATGGAAGTTATAGCTCAAAAAACGATTTTAGTAATAGACGATGACTACTATATTTGTGATGTCTTAAAGACTTGCTTAGAAATTTTCGGGGGATGTAAAGCCATTACAACACTCTATGCGGAAGAAGGGTTAGACATAGTTGCTGAAAATCCTCCTGACGCAATTGTGCTGGATATTTTGATGCCAAATATGGATGGATTTGCCTTTCTCAAAAAATTACAAGCCAATCCCCAAATAGCTGACATTCCTGTTGTTTTATTAACCGCTCGCGCAGATCTCACAGATCCGCAAGCGATCGCCAAGTTAGGAGTTAATGGTGCGATCGCCAAGCCGTTCCATCCAGTCAAATTATTTTCAGAAATTTCTCAGATATTGGGCTGGTAG
- a CDS encoding response regulator, with protein MYTKSLLLIDDEPNLASVIAVCLESFKGWSVRVSNSGKEALSIVESLQPDAILLDVMMPEMDGIQVYQQLQTNSHTQNIPVILLTAKVQTSDREQFAKLGVAGTIAKPFDPIAIADQIAQLLNW; from the coding sequence ATGTATACCAAATCACTGTTATTAATTGACGATGAACCCAATCTCGCATCGGTAATTGCCGTATGTTTAGAAAGCTTTAAGGGGTGGTCAGTGCGCGTCAGCAATTCTGGGAAAGAGGCTTTGAGCATTGTGGAAAGTCTGCAACCTGATGCGATTTTGCTAGATGTGATGATGCCCGAAATGGATGGGATTCAAGTCTATCAACAACTACAAACCAATTCCCATACTCAAAATATTCCTGTCATTCTATTAACCGCTAAAGTCCAAACTAGCGATCGCGAACAGTTTGCCAAACTAGGCGTAGCAGGGACAATCGCCAAACCCTTTGATCCGATCGCGATCGCCGACCAAATCGCTCAACTTTTAAATTGGTAA